A genome region from bacterium SCSIO 12844 includes the following:
- the lolB gene encoding outer membrane lipoprotein LolB → MVMKQLKYLAILIIGAAIVLVTGCASNQATKLAPIPNPSTQNIQTAWKTNQSILENVHSWEVSGVIGIRLKDKAQGANLFWRLTNKNEYIIQIYGTAGLGAISIKGRNDGSIIFKDSNGKQTYAKDIQALMQERLGWSVPAVDMYYWGRGLPAPIASKELSLNRFGLMSSIEQSGWYIQYDNFHMVQGKYPLPFKLIMKRGDLTIKIIIKSWLIN, encoded by the coding sequence ATGGTAATGAAACAACTTAAATATTTAGCTATATTGATTATTGGAGCAGCTATAGTGCTTGTCACTGGCTGTGCAAGCAATCAAGCAACTAAATTAGCCCCAATACCAAACCCATCAACACAAAACATTCAAACAGCATGGAAAACAAATCAATCTATTCTTGAAAATGTCCACAGCTGGGAAGTATCCGGTGTTATTGGTATTCGCCTAAAAGACAAAGCTCAAGGTGCAAACCTCTTTTGGCGTCTAACAAATAAAAATGAATATATTATCCAAATCTATGGTACAGCTGGCTTAGGAGCCATATCAATTAAAGGTCGTAATGACGGCAGCATTATTTTTAAAGACTCTAATGGTAAGCAAACCTATGCAAAAGATATTCAAGCGTTAATGCAAGAGCGTTTAGGGTGGAGTGTTCCAGCTGTCGATATGTATTATTGGGGACGTGGCTTACCTGCACCAATTGCATCAAAAGAATTAAGCCTAAATCGCTTTGGTTTAATGTCTTCTATAGAACAATCTGGATGGTATATTCAATACGATAATTTTCATATGGTTCAAGGTAAATATCCACTACCTTTTAAACTCATTATGAAACGTGGCGATTTAACAATTAAAATTATTATCAAGTCATGGCTGATCAACTAA
- the ispE gene encoding 4-(cytidine 5'-diphospho)-2-C-methyl-D-erythritol kinase, with the protein MADQLILPAYAKINRFLHITGRMPNGYHQLQTLMQLIDLKDILTFTLQNDDQITIQSNRFISHLEDNLVYKAAQSLKPYAEKPCGINIYIDKQIPMGGGLGGGSSNAATTLMALNQLWQCNLNQTELLNLGAKLGADVPIFIFGQTAWAEGIGEILTPFEQEESLLLICSPNIHISTKSIFQHPDLKRNYQPITPKAYHFNNTENAFEKIVKILHPQMKVIMDEIAQEAPVRLSGSGSCFYVICQDFNQLEKLQKKFDKRLDTIPSKALNYAAVAYDDLIERGNLKQCQ; encoded by the coding sequence ATGGCTGATCAACTAATCTTACCTGCCTATGCAAAAATTAATCGTTTTTTGCATATTACTGGACGTATGCCTAATGGCTATCATCAACTACAAACTTTAATGCAGTTAATTGATTTAAAAGATATACTTACATTCACTCTACAAAATGATGATCAAATTACTATTCAATCCAATCGATTTATTTCACACTTAGAAGATAATTTAGTCTATAAAGCTGCACAGTCACTTAAACCTTATGCTGAAAAACCTTGTGGAATTAATATTTATATTGATAAACAAATCCCAATGGGTGGCGGCCTTGGTGGTGGCTCAAGCAATGCAGCAACTACCTTGATGGCTTTAAATCAGCTATGGCAATGCAATCTAAATCAAACTGAATTACTCAATTTAGGTGCTAAATTGGGTGCCGATGTACCTATTTTTATTTTTGGTCAAACAGCTTGGGCTGAAGGTATTGGCGAGATACTAACGCCTTTTGAACAAGAAGAGTCATTACTATTGATCTGCTCACCTAATATTCATATCTCAACTAAATCTATATTTCAGCATCCAGATTTAAAACGTAATTACCAACCGATCACACCCAAAGCATATCACTTTAATAACACTGAAAATGCATTTGAAAAAATCGTTAAAATACTCCACCCTCAAATGAAAGTGATAATGGATGAAATTGCGCAAGAAGCACCGGTACGCTTAAGTGGTTCTGGCTCATGTTTTTATGTGATCTGTCAAGATTTTAACCAATTAGAAAAACTTCAAAAAAAATTCGACAAACGTCTTGACACCATACCCTCTAAAGCCTTAAACTACGCCGCAGTTGCTTACGATGATCTCATAGAACGAGGGAATCTAAAACAATGTCAATAA
- a CDS encoding ribose-phosphate pyrophosphokinase: MSDLMIFCGSATPELTEEVADLLGIETGRAIVGKFSDGETQVEILDNVRGRDVFIIQSTCPPTNDNLMELIIMVDALRRSSAGRITAVTPYFGYARQDRRVRSMRVPISARVVADMLTGAGVDRILTVDIHAEQVQGFFDVPLDNVYGTPILLDYIRRRHIKAPVVISPDIGGVVRARAMAKALNTDLAIIDKRRPRANESEVMNIIGEIKGRHCLIIDDIIDTAGTMCKAAQALIDHGAAKVSAYCVHPVLSGNALENIQSSCLDELVVTNSISATSKALKCDKIKVLSLAPMLSEAIRRINNEESISLMFSDLKA; encoded by the coding sequence GTGTCTGATTTAATGATTTTCTGTGGAAGCGCTACGCCTGAGTTAACTGAAGAAGTAGCTGACCTTTTAGGTATAGAAACTGGACGAGCTATCGTTGGTAAATTTAGCGATGGTGAAACACAAGTTGAAATTTTAGATAATGTTAGAGGACGTGATGTATTTATCATCCAATCAACTTGTCCTCCTACCAATGATAATTTAATGGAGTTAATTATTATGGTAGATGCATTAAGACGTTCATCAGCAGGTAGAATTACCGCAGTTACACCTTATTTTGGTTATGCACGTCAAGATCGTAGAGTACGTTCAATGCGTGTTCCAATTTCAGCTCGCGTAGTTGCTGATATGCTAACTGGTGCAGGTGTTGATAGAATATTAACCGTTGATATTCATGCCGAACAGGTCCAAGGCTTTTTTGATGTACCATTAGATAATGTTTATGGGACACCAATTTTGCTTGATTATATCCGTCGCCGGCATATTAAAGCCCCTGTGGTTATCTCACCTGATATTGGTGGTGTTGTTCGTGCTAGAGCTATGGCTAAAGCTTTAAATACAGACTTAGCCATTATCGACAAACGTCGACCGCGCGCGAATGAATCAGAAGTTATGAATATTATTGGTGAGATTAAAGGACGCCACTGTTTAATTATTGATGATATTATTGATACAGCAGGCACAATGTGTAAGGCTGCTCAAGCACTAATTGACCATGGTGCTGCAAAAGTATCCGCCTACTGTGTTCACCCTGTATTATCAGGCAATGCACTTGAGAATATACAAAGCTCTTGTCTTGATGAACTTGTTGTAACAAATTCAATTTCAGCGACTAGTAAAGCATTGAAGTGTGACAAAATCAAAGTTTTATCACTAGCGCCAATGTTATCAGAAGCAATCAGACGGATTAATAATGAAGAATCTATCAGCCTTATGTTTAGTGATTTAAAAGCTTAA
- the pth gene encoding aminoacyl-tRNA hydrolase translates to MIKLIVGLGNPTDEYLTTRHNVGQWLVSRLADFFFSPLKLEKKFFGEYARVQNNHFNGHLLFPTTYMNRSGLSVRSVSEYFNIKPNEILVVHDELDIPCGNIKLKHNGGHGGHNGLRDIQSQLATDQFHRLRLGIGHPGDKTKVTSFVLSSPSKQELILISDAIEEGINHIDDIIAGRFDQAKQTLHTKPKI, encoded by the coding sequence ATGATTAAACTAATTGTTGGCCTTGGCAATCCTACAGATGAGTATTTAACTACTCGACATAACGTAGGCCAATGGTTAGTTAGTCGTCTTGCTGATTTCTTTTTTTCACCACTAAAACTAGAAAAAAAATTCTTTGGTGAATATGCTCGAGTTCAAAATAATCATTTCAATGGGCATTTATTATTTCCTACGACTTACATGAATCGAAGTGGGCTTTCTGTACGAAGTGTAAGTGAATATTTCAATATTAAGCCAAATGAAATATTAGTAGTGCATGATGAACTAGACATCCCGTGTGGCAACATTAAATTAAAGCATAATGGTGGTCATGGTGGTCACAATGGCCTAAGAGATATTCAAAGTCAATTGGCAACGGATCAATTCCACCGCTTGCGTCTTGGGATTGGCCACCCAGGTGATAAAACTAAAGTAACCTCTTTTGTCCTATCTTCACCCTCAAAACAAGAACTAATACTTATTAGTGATGCAATTGAAGAAGGTATAAATCATATTGATGATATTATCGCTGGACGATTTGACCAAGCAAAGCAAACATTACATACTAAACCAAAAATATAA
- the rplY gene encoding 50S ribosomal protein L25 codes for MTYQLNSATRTEKGTGASRRLRHQDKVPAIVYGKDVKPISIVLEHNEIFHAIEDEKIFSSNVELTIDDKKETVQIKALQRHPYKPKITHVDFMRV; via the coding sequence ATGACATATCAATTAAACTCAGCCACTCGCACTGAGAAAGGTACGGGCGCGAGCCGCCGCCTTCGCCACCAAGATAAGGTACCGGCAATCGTTTATGGTAAAGATGTAAAGCCAATTTCTATTGTTTTAGAACATAATGAAATTTTCCATGCAATTGAAGATGAAAAAATCTTTTCATCCAATGTTGAATTAACAATTGATGATAAAAAAGAAACTGTTCAAATCAAAGCATTACAACGCCACCCTTATAAGCCTAAAATTACACATGTTGATTTTATGCGTGTGTAA